A region from the Candidatus Electrothrix scaldis genome encodes:
- a CDS encoding radical SAM protein, translating into MNRATYKQYGSEKFCKRIYLVAPKHPDNFWSMQGTADVLGAKTLMPNAALATLMALTPAGIDIRYTLADENISTIDFDYPCDLVAITGGTLHARRIHDLCDRFKQKGRQIALGGTYASIEHDRCDGLADYLFVGEAEYTWPLFLKQWTTGTARKVYTQEEYIDMKDSPPPDWSLISAGDYVNLSIQTSRGCPNQCDFCDVIQYVGRNYRTKSIEQILAELDNALDIGARTVFFSDDNFLGNKQFTRELLSRVIAWNVQQERPLSFSTQITVQVADDDELLKMFADAKFSVLFLGVETVRKESLAEVHKSRNVDRDIFERIRKISRYGIVPFIGLIVGFDNDDEGVFKDLEDFLNATDSPIAGVSLLNAPRHTPLYKRLRQENRLTDNSFSGEWQLQSNIIPKQMTPERLNELYWDFFQKLYKPDFFEDRFLRWLQNVDYFSTVYVNRKADAKQMVFGIRIFKYFLFNADRDVRMLFFRMLRKTWKINPKLMRRFFTVITQYTHFHSFVEKGRKP; encoded by the coding sequence ATGAATCGTGCAACGTATAAGCAGTATGGATCAGAAAAGTTTTGCAAAAGAATTTATCTTGTAGCGCCAAAACATCCAGATAATTTTTGGTCCATGCAGGGAACGGCGGATGTGCTGGGTGCCAAAACACTGATGCCCAATGCAGCCTTGGCAACCCTGATGGCATTGACGCCAGCAGGTATTGACATACGATATACGCTGGCCGATGAAAATATCAGTACAATTGACTTTGATTATCCCTGCGATCTTGTAGCGATAACCGGAGGAACGCTGCATGCCCGGCGAATCCATGATCTTTGTGACAGGTTTAAACAAAAAGGGAGACAGATCGCCCTTGGAGGAACCTACGCCTCTATTGAACATGACCGCTGTGACGGACTGGCGGATTATCTTTTTGTCGGGGAAGCTGAATATACTTGGCCGCTTTTTCTCAAGCAATGGACGACCGGCACCGCCAGGAAGGTCTATACTCAGGAGGAGTATATTGACATGAAGGACAGTCCGCCTCCTGATTGGTCCTTAATTTCCGCTGGAGATTATGTCAATCTCAGTATTCAGACCAGCAGAGGGTGTCCCAATCAATGTGATTTCTGCGACGTGATACAGTATGTAGGCAGGAACTATCGAACAAAATCTATTGAGCAGATCTTGGCGGAACTGGACAACGCGCTGGATATCGGTGCGAGAACAGTTTTCTTTTCAGATGATAATTTTCTCGGTAATAAACAATTCACACGAGAACTGCTTAGCCGGGTGATTGCCTGGAATGTGCAACAGGAAAGGCCCCTGTCCTTTTCAACCCAGATTACGGTACAGGTCGCCGACGATGACGAACTGTTGAAGATGTTTGCCGATGCCAAGTTCTCTGTTCTTTTTTTGGGCGTTGAAACAGTGAGAAAGGAAAGTCTTGCAGAGGTGCATAAGAGTCGAAATGTGGACAGAGATATTTTTGAAAGAATCCGTAAAATATCCCGTTATGGCATTGTCCCTTTTATCGGCCTGATTGTCGGATTTGATAACGATGATGAGGGGGTGTTCAAGGATCTGGAGGACTTTCTCAACGCAACCGACAGTCCCATTGCTGGTGTCAGTTTATTAAACGCGCCTCGCCATACCCCTCTCTATAAACGATTGCGGCAGGAAAACCGCCTGACCGACAATAGTTTCTCCGGTGAATGGCAGTTACAGTCTAATATTATTCCCAAACAAATGACTCCTGAACGATTAAATGAGTTATATTGGGATTTTTTTCAGAAGCTTTATAAGCCGGATTTTTTTGAGGACAGGTTCCTGCGATGGTTACAGAATGTTGATTATTTCAGTACGGTCTATGTCAATAGGAAGGCTGACGCAAAGCAGATGGTGTTCGGGATCAGGATTTTTAAATATTTTCTCTTTAACGCGGACCGGGATGTACGGATGTTGTTCTTCAGAATGCTGCGAAAGACGTGGAAGATAAACCCGAAGTTGATGCGAAGGTTTTTTACCGTGATTACCCAGTACACTCATTTTCACAGCTTTGTTGAAAAAGGGCGGAAGCCTTGA
- a CDS encoding LL-diaminopimelate aminotransferase yields MLKINEHYLKLQASYLFSDIAKRVSAFQEANPDKEIIRLGIGDVTHGLPKACIAAFHSAVDEMAEDNSFRGYGPEQGYAFLRETIAENDFQARGADISPDEIFVSDGAKCDTGNIQELFSIDAKIAIPDPVYPVYLDTNVMAGRTGTFSEGRYQGMVYLDSTHENNYVPDLPSEPVDLIYLCFPNNPTGSTATKEELKKWVDYAKENKALILFDAAYEAFIRDESLPHSIFEIEGAKEVAIEFRSLSKNAGFTGTRCAYTVVPKECMAFDSAGNKQAIHPLWNRRHCTKFNGVSYPVQRAAEAVYSAEGKAQCKALVDSYLENADLIAKAIGELGFAYAGAANSPYVWIQGQRNSWEFFDMLLNEAGVVCTPGEGFGKCGQGYIRLSAFNSRENVITAMERIKKALA; encoded by the coding sequence ATGCTGAAAATCAACGAACATTATCTGAAATTGCAGGCCTCGTACCTCTTTTCCGATATCGCGAAACGAGTGAGCGCCTTTCAGGAAGCCAACCCGGACAAGGAGATCATCCGGCTGGGAATTGGCGATGTGACCCACGGACTTCCCAAGGCCTGCATTGCAGCCTTTCACAGTGCTGTGGACGAAATGGCGGAAGACAACAGTTTTCGCGGCTACGGGCCTGAGCAAGGATACGCCTTCCTTCGTGAGACTATCGCAGAAAATGATTTCCAGGCCAGAGGCGCAGACATCAGTCCAGATGAAATCTTTGTCTCAGACGGAGCAAAATGTGATACCGGAAATATTCAGGAGCTGTTCAGCATAGATGCCAAGATTGCCATTCCCGATCCGGTCTACCCGGTGTACCTGGATACCAATGTTATGGCCGGACGCACTGGTACCTTTAGCGAGGGACGTTATCAGGGGATGGTCTACCTTGATTCAACCCATGAAAATAACTATGTCCCGGACCTCCCCTCAGAGCCGGTTGACCTGATTTACCTCTGCTTTCCCAATAATCCCACCGGCTCCACAGCCACCAAGGAAGAGCTAAAGAAATGGGTGGACTACGCTAAGGAAAATAAGGCGCTCATCCTCTTTGATGCGGCCTATGAGGCCTTTATCCGCGATGAGTCCCTGCCCCACTCTATCTTTGAGATTGAGGGGGCCAAGGAAGTTGCTATAGAGTTCCGCTCATTATCCAAGAATGCTGGCTTCACCGGAACACGTTGCGCCTACACTGTTGTTCCCAAGGAGTGTATGGCCTTTGACAGCGCGGGCAATAAGCAGGCAATCCACCCGCTCTGGAACCGACGCCACTGCACCAAGTTCAACGGGGTTTCCTATCCTGTCCAACGGGCAGCCGAAGCGGTATATTCCGCTGAAGGCAAGGCCCAATGCAAAGCACTGGTAGACTCCTACCTTGAGAACGCAGACCTGATTGCCAAAGCAATTGGAGAGCTGGGTTTTGCATATGCTGGGGCAGCCAACTCCCCCTATGTCTGGATCCAGGGGCAGCGTAATTCCTGGGAATTCTTTGATATGTTGCTGAATGAAGCCGGAGTTGTTTGTACACCGGGCGAAGGATTCGGAAAATGTGGTCAGGGCTATATTCGCCTTTCCGCCTTTAACTCCCGTGAAAACGTCATCACGGCGATGGAGAGAATCAAAAAGGCTCTCGCCTGA